GGGTGTAGCGCTCCCCAGGATCACCGGCGCTCGGGCGATGCGCCCCAGCGCGATGGCCACATCGCGAGCGTGATAGCGCGGCGTGCGCTCCTGCTTATACGCGGGTTCGTGCTCCTCGTCCACCACGATCAGCCCCAGCCGGGGAAGCGGCACGAACAACGCGGACCGGGACCCGACGACGACGTCCACGCCCCCATCGCGAATCCGACGCCAGAGATCGAAGCGCTCCCCGCGCGAGAGATCGCTGTGCCAGACCGTCACCCGGCCGGGGAAGCGAGCGGCGAACCGCTGCACCGTCTGAGGGGTCAGCGCGATCTCGGGCACCAACACGATGGCCTGACGGCCGCGCTCCAGCGCCTCCGCGATCGCTCGCAGATACAGTTCCGTCTTGCCCGATCCGGTGACCCCGTGCAACAGATAGATAGGAGGCGGGGACCCCCCGTCCGCCGATGTCGATGCGTCGTCCCAGGCAGCCAGCAAGCCAGCCCGTATCGTCTCCCACGCGGCCCGCTGATCGGCCGTGAGTTCGGGGGGACGATCCGTCGCGAAGGTCCGCCCGGCCAGCGGGTCCCGCTCCACCTCCGTCTCCTCCAGCCGGATCAGGCCAGCCGCCTCCAGCTCGTGGAGCAGCGCCAGGTCACAGCCCGTCTCCGCGTACAGATAGCCCACCCACGCCTCGCCCCCGGCCGCCTGCAACGCCTCCAACACCCGACGGTAACGATCCAGACCGCGCAGTTCCTCAACCACCGCCCGCGCCCGCTCCGGGGACAGCGCGAGGATCACGGCCGGCTCCTCGACCTCCCGGCGAATCAACCCCCGCCTGGCCAGCACCCGCAGGGTCTCCACGCGCACATCATGACGCTCGCAGAAGGTCGCCTCCTCCACGGGCTGTGGCGTCTCCAGCAGCGCCCGTAACGCAGCCGCCTGAGCCGGCGCTCGCGCCAGCGTCGCGGTCAGCGCCACGCGGGCGGCCTCCGGATCGGGCACGATCAACGTCCGACGACGCGAGGTGATCTGCACCCAGCCGCGCTCGGCCAGAGCCTGCAGCACGCGCTCGCTGCACCCCACCTCCCGGCACACGTCGGCCAGCCCGGGCAACGGATCGGCCGAGGCGGCGAGCCACGCCAGCACGTCCGCCTGACGCGATGAGCGTCCCAGCGTGGGCAGGGCGCGTTCGATCGTGGCGGGGTCAGCGATCAGGCAGGCGCGCCGTGCCGTGCGAGGCCGCGCCGCCGGCTCCACAACCGCCCGGCCAACCGCGATGAGGCCGCGTCGGACCAACGGCTCGATCACGGAGCGCCGTGCCAGCTTGGGCCATCGACGCTTCACCTGACGGCGGGTGAGCGGCTGCTGCTGCAATCGTGCCAACAGCTCGCGCTGCTCAGGCGTCAGGTCCTCTGGGAAGGGCGGGCTCGCCTTCAGTTCGATCAACGAATCCACCCGTCGGGCCACGCCGGCGGGCAACATGAGGCGAACGCATTCCAGCAGGGGAGCGAGATAGTGGCAGCTGATCCACTGCGCCAGCGCCAGCTGCTGCGATGTCACCACGGGCTCCGGGCGGGCCAGCCCCTCGATCTCACGGGCGGGAACGGGAGGGGGCTGATCGGAGAGCTTGAGGACGATGCCCTGCAGGCGGCGCTCGGCGAACGGCACCCACACCAGATGCCCCGGCCGCAGGCGAGCGCGGAGGTGTTCCGGCACAGCATACGTGAAGACGCCGGCCGTGTGATCGCCCGGCCGTTGCTCCACGACAGCATGCACAATAACCTCAGCAAACATGCGTCCTCCGCGCGGATTATACCATAGACGAGGATCCCGCAACCCTCAGAGAAAGCCTCGCGCGCAAAGAAAAGCCCTGAGCTGTCACCTCAGGGCTATGGGCGCTATCGATCCGCCTCGGAGAGGTCCGACGGGACTTACCCTGAACGAACGGAATTCATGGATCGCCCCTGTCCTCAAATAGAGAGCCCCCCGGGAATGCACCAGGCCCAGAACGATGCGCGAGCATCCCGGTCAACGTCTCACTCTTGGGTAACGGACGCGGCGGGGGCGGGCTGCTCAAAGGACTGCACCTGGAAGATATATACCTCCGTGCCCGGCTCCTCATAGACCTCGGGTGGGAGGCCGGCTTTCAGGGCCACGTGAACCAGGAACTCCAACGGCGAAGGGATCTGTTCCCAGACCTGGGGGAGCAGGAGCCCCCGATGCCACCCCCGCTTCACCAGCACACCATCCACCTTTGGCCGGATCTTCTGGACCAGGTCACTCACACTCTCATACTCGAGCGGCTGCATCGGGCTCAGCACGGAGACCTCGATGGCCGTATAGGGCAGCTCGGCAGGCGTCAGCGGCGGGAAGCGAGGATCGCTCAGGGCGGCGCTGACCGCGTTCGCCGCCACATCCACCGCCAACGGTCGCACCGGCGTCACCGTGCCGATACACCCGTGAAGCTGGCCGTGCGTGTGCAACGTGACGAAACTGGCGCCGGGATCCTGCAACCTGGGCGACAGCTCCGTCAGGTCCGGCTGCCACTCCCGATTGTAGCGCACGGCCTCTTCCAACGCGCGACGAGCGATGTTCAGCAACGTCTCCCCTTCGGCCGGGCTGATGTACGCGATCTCCTCCGGGCGCTCCGCCCGCTCCATTCCCTCTTGATCCACGACCCTTACCTCCTTCCCACACCACACCCCTCGGGAGGCCAGGACTTATCCACCGTCCGTGTCGCCCATCGCGCCTGGGTTCCTCCCCCGCCTACACACCTCGTGAGATCCCCGCCGGATTCGACATCCCTATGACGGCGCCTCCTCCGTATAGGCGACGGCCGCATACCCAACCACGTGGGAGCGATCCCCCGCGGTATCACCCGAGTTGCGATAATCCAGGAGATGCGGTTGCCAATGCAGCCGGCGAGCGATCCACATAAGCGTGAGAATGGGGAACACGCCACAGGCCTCCCCTCTCACCACGCCGGCCAGATCCTCCCGCTCGATGGCGACCAGCAGCTCCCGATCAAGCCGTCGCGCGACCTCGTACGAATGATAGTGGCTCAGATCCGAGCTCACCACCACCAGGGCGTCGGGATCCCGGGCGATCAGATCCTCCAGAACCGCCGCGACGGATCGGGGATCCACCTGGCCGAACAGCAACGGCACCAGACGGAACTGGCCCTCCAACGCCAATTGTAAGAAAGGCACCTGGACTTCCAGGCTGTGTTCAGGCTGATGCGCGTGCAGATCCTCGACGAAGGGCTCCCCAGCCTGCAGCAACTCATCGACGATCTCCAACGCCACCGGGACCTGGCCCAAAGGGGTACGAAAGGCGGCGAAGGCGCCGACGGCCACCCCCGACACGGGCACATAATGCGCTGGCCCCATCAGGTAGACGACGCGCGGGCGTGGTGGCAGCATCTGCAGCACTCGATAGCTGTACCCGGCGATCGGCCCGGAGTAGATGTAGCCCGCGTGCGGGGCGATCACCGCGCGAGGCGGCCCCGGCAGCTCCGGGATGGACGCCTGGGCGATGTACAGGAGGACTTGTCTCCGCAACACGTCCGGCTGGGCCGGGTAGAAGGTCCCGGCTACGGCCTCCGGGCGCACCAGGTCCCTGGGAACAAACGCTCCAGACATATCGGATCACCTCCTTCCATCGCCAGATGCGTGATGGGACGCCACCGCAAGCTCCACGTCCACCCGATAGCCCTCGGCCCACACGCCGGGGATCTGATGTCCACACTGTGGACACGTACCCGGCCGGTCCCACAACACGCGCACCTGATAGCCCACTCGCTCGATGAGCAAGGTGCCACACTCCGGACAGTAGGTGCTCTCTCGCCTGTGATCCAGCACATTCCCCACGTACACATAGCGCAGGCCAGCCGACCGCGCGATCTCGTACGCGCGAATCAGCGTAGAGGTCGGGGTGCTGGGTCGATCCATCATGCGGTAATTGGGATAGAAGGCGGTCAGATGCCAGGGGATATCCGGGCTGATTCCCGCCAGGAACTCCGCGGCCTCGCGCAGTTCCTCGTCGCTATCGTTCAGCCCCGGGATGATCAGCGTGGTCACTTCCAGCCAGATGTCCGTCTCCCGACAGATGTACTCGATGTTGCGCAACACCGGCTGGAGACGAGCGCCACACAGCTCCCGATAGAATCGATCGCGGAACGATTTCAGATCCACATTGATGGCGTCCAAATAGGGGGCCACCATCTCCAAAGCCTGCCGGGTCTCGAAGCCCGATGAGACGAAGGCCGTCCGGATCCCAACCGCGTGGGCCATCCGGCAGGTATCGTAGGCGTACTCAAAGAAGACGGCGGGCTCGTTGTATGTCAACGCCACCATCGGGATATTGCGCTGCCGACAGATGGTGACGATCCGCTCCGGGGGGAGATCATATCCCAGCCGCGGGTCATCCAGATCGAAATCGCGGAGTTGGGAGATCTCCCAGTTCTGACAGAACTGACAACGGAAGTTACACCCCAACGTCCCGATCGAGAAGATGGGCTGTGTGGGGAAGAAGTGAAACAGCGGCTTCTTCTCCACAGGGTCCACGTTGACGGCCGTCGCCTTGCCGTAAACGACCAATTTCAGGCTTCCGTCCAGGTTGCGACGCACGCCGCACTTCCCCGCCTCGCCCGGCGCGATCGCGCACCAATGCTCGCAGGCAGTGCATTGCACATATCCCTTGTGCAGCGGTCGTTGCAGTAGAGCTTCCTTGATCATGGCACACCTCACTGCACCATCATCCTGCTCTTCGTCGTCGATGCAGGCGACACCCTAGAAGACCGACGGTCCCCCTCCCCTCACAACGCCCCGATCACCTTCGCCTTGAACCGGCCCCTCCCTCACCTGCGCGAACAAGCCGGGCCGAACGCAGCGCATCCGACGGCATCGGCCGGGTGGCGGGGAATTCCCCGAAGCCGCCAGAGCCAGGTCGATCACGCTGACGCGACAGGTGCCACGGGGCCCGCCATATCTGACGGGCCCCGTCTGAGAACTCTGGACTATGATTCCGGAATCGGCGCATTGCGCGAGATACGCCGGATCTTCTGGATCAATCGCTGCCGCTCCTGCGGATCCCTGGTCTGCTCCAGCCGGGCACGCAGGTAGCGAACCTTCTTCCTGCGATGTCGCCGGCGGCGCAGCTCGCGGACTCGCTCAATGGCCACGGGCATCACCTCCTTATCTCAGTTCAATGAAGTTCCTACACACTCTAATTATACACAGATTTCCAAAGTGTGCACTTGCCTGATGGTCTGGACCTCCACCGCGATCACCCGAGAAAGGCCTTTCGCCCGGAAACCAGGAGAGGCGAGAGGAGATCCTTCGCCCCAAAGGTCCTACTCCCGCTCTCGACCCGCCATCCCCGGCCTCGCAGGAGACGCAGGCCGAGGCCGGAGATGACGAAACACCCCCTCGCGTCCAGGACGTGAGGGGGTGTATGTATCTCCGGTCGTGAAGGGCTCCAGCTATGGCTGGAACCGCCGCAGAAGGAGGCTGGCGTTCTGGCCGCCGAATCCAAACGCGTTGCACATGGCCGCGTCCACCCGGGTACGCCGCGCCTCGTTGGGCACGTAATCCAGATCACACTGAGGATCCGGCTCCTGATAGTTGATGGTCGGGGGCACGACCCCCTCGTTGATGGCCTGCACCAGCACAGCGGCGGATAGCGCACCGGCAGCTCCCATCATGTGGCCGACCATGGACTTCACCGAGCTGACGGGGATCTGATAGGCGGCCTGGCCCATGGCGTGCTTGATGGCCGCCGTCTCCGATGCGTCGTTGAGCTGCGTCCCCGTGCCATGCGCGCAGATGTAGTGGATATCCTCGGGGCTCAACCCGGATTCCCGCAACGCCCACTGCATCGCCCTGGCTGCGCCGCGCCCCTGGGGTTCCGGCGCGGCCAGGTTGTACGCATCCGAGGTCAGTGCGTACCCTCCAAACTCGGCCAGGATCGGCGCGCCACGCGCCTGTGCGTGCTCCAGCGTCTCTAAGACCATGACCACCGCGCCTTCCCCGAGCACCATGCCATCCCGGGTGCGATCGAAGGGGCGACACGCCCGCTCCGGCTCGTCGTTGCGGGTGGACATCGCGCCCAGCCGGCTGAACGCGGCCATGATCAGCGGCGTCGTGTAGGCGTCCGCCCCGCCGGCGATGGCGACATCGATCTCGCCGCGTTGCAAGCGACGCGCCGCCTCCCCGATGGAGACGATGCCGGTGGCACAGGCGGCCACCTGGGAGTTCACCGGCCCCTGGACGCCCAATCGGATGGCGACGTAGCACGGCGTCGTGCTGATGAGCACCGCAGGCGCGGCCGCCGGATTGATCCGCCTGGGCCCCCGATCGCGCAGCGTGTGCGTCTGCTGCTCCAGGATATCCAGGGCCCCAAAGGCGCTGCCGATCTCTATGCCGATCCGCTCCGGGTCCTCCTGGCTCATATCCAGGTTGGCTGCCTCGACCGCCTCTCGTGTGGCCGCCCAGCCGAACTGCGTCACGCGCCCCAGCCGCTTGGCCTCCTTGAACTCCATGTACTCCTTGGGATCGAAATCCTTCACCATGGCGGCGATGCGCGTAGGAAAGTCGGTCGCATCAAAGTGGGTGACCGGCCGGGCCGCGGATCGTCCCTCCACCATCGCTTTCCATGAATCTTGCCAGGTCAATCCCAACGGTGTGATGGCGCCGATGCCCGTAACGACCACACGTGGTCCTCTCCCGTTGGCTTGCCCATCTGTTTGCATATGATCGGCCTCCTCAACACGATTCCTCATGCACAGCTTCTCACGAGCAAATACAAGTACGTCCTACCATAAAACCCACGAATCCGGTAAAGGTCGCGATATCCCGCACAAGGGCACATCCGAGTCCCCCCGAGCCATGCAAATACACTTCCGGCGCCCGGACGGCCCCAAGCCACGGACGTCACCGCCTATTCGTCCTCCTCCGGCCATCGCCCGGTCAGGGCAGCCTGAATGCACTGCTCCAGCGTCCCGAAGCGCATCCGTACGCCCGAATAGGCCGGGGCATAACAGGCCATCTTGCCCGCGTTGGTGGCCATAGACCTCACCCCGATCATCCGCATGGGGGCAACGACGGCACAGGTATCAGCCACTACCTCCCCGCCGGCCTCGACGATATCCCGAACCCACCCGCGCTCGGCCGCCCGCTCCCGGGTCTGGCGCGCGGTGGTCACCCACAGTCGCGTGGCCAGGCGCCTCCCCCGCACCCCCTCGGCCACCTGCTCGATCTCGCTCAGCGAGGCGTGAGGACACCCGATGGCGACCAGATCGACGCGCCGGAGATCGGGATCGGCGTCCATGACGCGATAGGCCTCATCCAGGCTGCGGATCACCAACTGGCGCGCGTCCGGGAGGATCAGCGCCTCGCCCTGCTCGCGGGCCTCCGGCGTGTACTCGGCAATGTGGTAAAGGGCGACGGCGCCATACGCCGCGAGCGCGGCCCCCAGCGCCTTCAGCCGATCAACTGCGGGGCCGCCCACTGTCACATCCTCCGGGAGCGACGGCAACCATCGGGCCAGGTCGGCGAAGTACGGCACGCCCTGCCCGACCTGTCGACCGATCACATATCCCAACGCACCGAAATCGGCTACGCTCCGCAGGGGACACCGCACCTCGACTACATATCGGGCCCGGCGGTGCCCCGCCAGATGATACCCATATCGCGCGGTGCGCCCGACGACCGCGGCGGCCAGGGCGGATGGCCCGCCCTCGCGA
This portion of the Chloroflexota bacterium genome encodes:
- the priA gene encoding primosomal protein N' — translated: MFAEVIVHAVVEQRPGDHTAGVFTYAVPEHLRARLRPGHLVWVPFAERRLQGIVLKLSDQPPPVPAREIEGLARPEPVVTSQQLALAQWISCHYLAPLLECVRLMLPAGVARRVDSLIELKASPPFPEDLTPEQRELLARLQQQPLTRRQVKRRWPKLARRSVIEPLVRRGLIAVGRAVVEPAARPRTARRACLIADPATIERALPTLGRSSRQADVLAWLAASADPLPGLADVCREVGCSERVLQALAERGWVQITSRRRTLIVPDPEAARVALTATLARAPAQAAALRALLETPQPVEEATFCERHDVRVETLRVLARRGLIRREVEEPAVILALSPERARAVVEELRGLDRYRRVLEALQAAGGEAWVGYLYAETGCDLALLHELEAAGLIRLEETEVERDPLAGRTFATDRPPELTADQRAAWETIRAGLLAAWDDASTSADGGSPPPIYLLHGVTGSGKTELYLRAIAEALERGRQAIVLVPEIALTPQTVQRFAARFPGRVTVWHSDLSRGERFDLWRRIRDGGVDVVVGSRSALFVPLPRLGLIVVDEEHEPAYKQERTPRYHARDVAIALGRIARAPVILGSATPSLETYHAARRGAIHLIALPRRVLAHRSTVAAWQDRLGVPAVHVPDPEAEVCYTDLPAVEIVDLRQELRAGNRSIFSRALQDALARTLDQGQQAILFLNRRGAATFILCRDCGFVLRCPRCDVPLTYHEAPIDDGGERQTGSLVCHHCNRRSPIPQSCPQCGSSRIRYFGAGTQRVVQEVARLFPNARVVRWDRDVTGRRGSHERILAQFADHQADILVGTQMVAKGLDLPLVTLVGVVAADTGLYLPDFRAAERTFQLLAQVAGRAGRSPLGGRVIVQTYHPEHYAVRAASRHDFEAFYRQEMRFRREHGYPPFARLARLIYVDSRPDRAQEETERVARLLQQRIAGREDVSLIGPAPCFFSRLRGRYRWQIVLRATDPAAWLRGLPLSPAWRIDVDPMDVL
- the amrA gene encoding AmmeMemoRadiSam system protein A; amino-acid sequence: MDQEGMERAERPEEIAYISPAEGETLLNIARRALEEAVRYNREWQPDLTELSPRLQDPGASFVTLHTHGQLHGCIGTVTPVRPLAVDVAANAVSAALSDPRFPPLTPAELPYTAIEVSVLSPMQPLEYESVSDLVQKIRPKVDGVLVKRGWHRGLLLPQVWEQIPSPLEFLVHVALKAGLPPEVYEEPGTEVYIFQVQSFEQPAPAASVTQE
- the amrB gene encoding AmmeMemoRadiSam system protein B; protein product: MSGAFVPRDLVRPEAVAGTFYPAQPDVLRRQVLLYIAQASIPELPGPPRAVIAPHAGYIYSGPIAGYSYRVLQMLPPRPRVVYLMGPAHYVPVSGVAVGAFAAFRTPLGQVPVALEIVDELLQAGEPFVEDLHAHQPEHSLEVQVPFLQLALEGQFRLVPLLFGQVDPRSVAAVLEDLIARDPDALVVVSSDLSHYHSYEVARRLDRELLVAIEREDLAGVVRGEACGVFPILTLMWIARRLHWQPHLLDYRNSGDTAGDRSHVVGYAAVAYTEEAPS
- the amrS gene encoding AmmeMemoRadiSam system radical SAM enzyme, whose protein sequence is MIKEALLQRPLHKGYVQCTACEHWCAIAPGEAGKCGVRRNLDGSLKLVVYGKATAVNVDPVEKKPLFHFFPTQPIFSIGTLGCNFRCQFCQNWEISQLRDFDLDDPRLGYDLPPERIVTICRQRNIPMVALTYNEPAVFFEYAYDTCRMAHAVGIRTAFVSSGFETRQALEMVAPYLDAINVDLKSFRDRFYRELCGARLQPVLRNIEYICRETDIWLEVTTLIIPGLNDSDEELREAAEFLAGISPDIPWHLTAFYPNYRMMDRPSTPTSTLIRAYEIARSAGLRYVYVGNVLDHRRESTYCPECGTLLIERVGYQVRVLWDRPGTCPQCGHQIPGVWAEGYRVDVELAVASHHASGDGRR
- the fabF gene encoding beta-ketoacyl-ACP synthase II, whose protein sequence is MQTDGQANGRGPRVVVTGIGAITPLGLTWQDSWKAMVEGRSAARPVTHFDATDFPTRIAAMVKDFDPKEYMEFKEAKRLGRVTQFGWAATREAVEAANLDMSQEDPERIGIEIGSAFGALDILEQQTHTLRDRGPRRINPAAAPAVLISTTPCYVAIRLGVQGPVNSQVAACATGIVSIGEAARRLQRGEIDVAIAGGADAYTTPLIMAAFSRLGAMSTRNDEPERACRPFDRTRDGMVLGEGAVVMVLETLEHAQARGAPILAEFGGYALTSDAYNLAAPEPQGRGAARAMQWALRESGLSPEDIHYICAHGTGTQLNDASETAAIKHAMGQAAYQIPVSSVKSMVGHMMGAAGALSAAVLVQAINEGVVPPTINYQEPDPQCDLDYVPNEARRTRVDAAMCNAFGFGGQNASLLLRRFQP
- a CDS encoding DUF521 domain-containing protein — its product is MRLTPEERAMLEGAQGPGVQRAMEIVVTLGRIYGAPDLVPIRHAQIAGVSYKNLGDAGVEFLNRWAAEGARVRVPTMLNPMGMEADRWQEMGISPEFARPQLSAIEAFIRMGVQPTLSCTPYLFPQARIRRGDHLAWAESSAVVFANSVLGAYTNREGGPSALAAAVVGRTARYGYHLAGHRRARYVVEVRCPLRSVADFGALGYVIGRQVGQGVPYFADLARWLPSLPEDVTVGGPAVDRLKALGAALAAYGAVALYHIAEYTPEAREQGEALILPDARQLVIRSLDEAYRVMDADPDLRRVDLVAIGCPHASLSEIEQVAEGVRGRRLATRLWVTTARQTRERAAERGWVRDIVEAGGEVVADTCAVVAPMRMIGVRSMATNAGKMACYAPAYSGVRMRFGTLEQCIQAALTGRWPEEDE